A part of Rhinolophus ferrumequinum isolate MPI-CBG mRhiFer1 chromosome 11, mRhiFer1_v1.p, whole genome shotgun sequence genomic DNA contains:
- the LOC117030720 gene encoding olfactory receptor 5B2-like, protein MGNRTEVTQFILLGLTSAPGLQVPLFIMFTLIYLIIIVGNLGMIMLILLDSRLHTPMYFFLSNLSLVDFGYSSAVTPKVMAGLLIGDKVISYNACAAQMFFFVAFATVENFLLASMAYDRFAAVCKPLHYTTTMTTSMCARLVIGSYVCGFLNAAFHVGDIFSLFFCKSNTVHHFFCDVPAVMALSCSDKHISEVFLVFMSSFNVFFALLVILISYLFIFITILKMHSAQGHQKALSTCASHLTTVSIFYGTVIFMYLQPSSSHSMDTDKMASVFYSMIIPMLNPVVYSLRNKEVKSAFKKIFEKANFSMGLGF, encoded by the coding sequence ATGGGGAACAGGACAGAAGTGACACAGTTCATCCTCCTCGGGCTAACCAGTGCCCCAGGACTGCAGGTCCCCCTCTTTATCATGTTCACGCTCATTTACCTCATCATCATTGTTGGGAACCTGGGGATGATCATGTTGATTCTTTTGGACTCTCGTCTTCACACGCCCATGTATTTTTTCCTCAGTAACCTGTCTCTGGTGGACTTTGGTTACTCCTCAGCTGTCACTCCCAAGGTCATGGCTGGGCTCCTTATAGGAGACAAGGTAATCTCCTACAATGCGTGTGCTGCTCAGATGTTCTTTTTTGTAGCCTTTGCCACTGTGGAAAATTTCCTTTTGGCCTCAATGGCTTATGACCGCTTTGCAGCAGTGTGCAAACCCCTACATTATACCACCACTATGACGACAAGTATGTGCGCACGTCTGGTCATAGGCTCCTATGTCTGTGGTTTCCTGAATGCCGCCTTCCATGTTGGGGACATATTCAGCCTTTTCTTTTGTAAGTCCAATACAGTCCATCATTTTTTCTGTGATGTTCCAGCTGTCATGGCTCTCTCTTGCTCAGATAAACACATTAGTGAggtgtttcttgtttttatgtCGAGCTTTAATGTCTTTTTTGCTCTTCTAGTTATATTGATTTCCTACCTATTCATATTTATAACCATCTTGAAGATGCACTCAGCTCAGGGGCACCAGAAGGCTTTGTCTACCTGTGCTTCTCACCTCACTACAGTTTCCATCTTCTATGGAACAGTTATCTTTATGTATttacagcccagctccagccattCCATGGACACAGACAAAATGGCCTCTGTGTTCTATTCTATGATCATCCCCATGCTGAACCCTGTGGTCTACAGCCTGAGGAACAAGGAGGTCAAGAGTGCATTTAAGAAGATATTTGAGAAGGCAAATTTTTCTATGGGGTTGGGATTTTAA
- the LOC117030759 gene encoding olfactory receptor 5B3-like has translation MKNSTEVTQFIFLGLTNDPELQVPLFVIFTLIYLITLIGNLGMIMLILLDSRLHTPMYFFLSNLSLVDFGYSSAVTPKVMAGFLIKDKVISYNACAAQMFFFVAFATVESYLLASMAYDRFAAVCKPLHYTTTMTTSMCARLVIGSYVCGLLNASIHTGDTFTLSFCDSNLVHHFFCDIPAVMVLSCSDRHVSELVLICVVSFNVFFALLVILISYTFIFITVLKMHSSAGYQKALSTCASHLTAVSIFYGTVIFMYLQPSSSHSMDTNKMASVFYAMIIPMLNPVVYSLRNKEVKRALVKVVLEAKLSLGL, from the coding sequence ATGAAGAATAGTACTGAAGTGACACAGTTTATATTCCTGGGACTAACCAATGACCCAGAACTGCAGGTCCCTCTCTTTGTAatatttaccctcatctacctcatCACACTGATTGGGAATTTGGGGATGATCATGTTGATTCTCTTGGACTCTCGTCTCCACACTCCCATGTACTTTTTCCTCAGTAACCTGTCTCTGGTGGACTTTGGTTACTCCTCAGCTGTCACTCCCAAAGTCATGGCTGGGTTCCTTATAAAAGACAAGGTCATCTCCTACAATGCGTGTGCTGCTCAGATGTTCTTTTTTGTAGCCTTCGCCACTGTGGAAAGTTACCTCTTGGCCTCAATGGCCTATGACCGCTTTGCAGCAGTGTGCAAACCCCTACATTATACCACCACTATGACGACAAGTATGTGCGCACGTCTGGTCATAGGCTCCTATGTCTGTGGTCTCCTGAATGCCTCCATCCACACCGGGGACActttcactctctctttctgtgaCTCTAATCTGGTACATCACTTTTTCTGTGATATTCCAGCAGTCATGGTTCTGTCTTGCTCTGATAGACACGTTAGTGAGCTGGTTCTTATTTGTGTAGTGAGCTTCAATGTCTTTTTTGCTCTTCTGGTTATTTTGATATcctacacatttatatttatcacCGTCCTAAAGATGCACTCATCTGCAGGATATCAGAAGGCTCTATCCACCTGTGCCTCCCACCTCACTGCAGTCTCCATCTTCTATGGGACAGTCATCTTCATGTACttacagcccagctccagccattCCATGGACACAAACAAAATGGCCTCCGTGTTCTATGCTATGATCATCCCCATGTTGAACCCTGTGGTCTACAGTCTGAGGAACAAGGAGGTCAAGAGGGCTCTCGTGAAGGTTGTTTTGGAGGCAAAATTATCTCTAGGATTGTGA